CTATGGATGGGCAAAATGTATTGCCTACATGTGTTTGAAGGCACAAAGTGGATACTAACTAAAAGGAAGCTTGACAGATAACTTTAAATGAGCAATGTGTTAATGACTAatttaatatcaattttcaGTTGCACATTTCCTTGAAGATCCCACGAACTTTCTTTCCACCAATTCATTTTCAGTTACACATTGCCTTGAAGACCACACAAGCTTGCTTTCCACCTATTCATGTTGAAATTTTTTCAGTTACACATTGTCTTGAAGAAATGCCTATTCACCTAGCAGTTTCTCCCTGCAAGCAAATTAAATTCAtgacttttcattttttcttatgATTTAGTCATTATCCTTCACGATGTAAAACCaaacttataaaaaataaatgtaagACTATAGATACAGGGGATTCATTACTGCATAAAGCATCAACAACTCACCACTCATGATATCAATAATTGCCACAGAGAATAGAATAGACTCATAACAAACCATGACAGATTTCGTAACTGATTATACAGAAACTAAATAAAATTGTCAGTGTCCAAAATTTATTCAGTtacctacattaaataaataaatataaatgtatCATATAAAACCATGCATTTATTGtgtatctctatataaacaaatcaCTCACACACTCAAGTTATAGATATTTTACACTCCATCACCATGTGAGCAAAATGACAACTTCCACTAGCTATTTCAACAAGTATGCCATTTTTTATTACATTAGCTAattttaaatctttttttttattactcatttcttctttctttgtgtcAGGAGAAAGATCATTAACGACAACAAAGAACTTGCATTCCTTGATCTATCCTCCAATACAAGATTGGAAAATAGAAGTACGAGTATCATGGATATAGGACACTCTGAATATatataggaaaaaaaatcactaaTATGGTTCTAAATCTAATTGACAAGAaggtttcaattttttattgtcTTTTACTAACATTTTATTATCACTAAACTTAGTTCTCTTGAATTTCTCTATAGGACAATCATTGCAAGGCTCAGGGCTGGAAAAAAAAGATTGTGCTTGATGTGGCTTCATCAGGTAAATAACTACTCTATATCTatcttatgcttttctatatGAATATCTCATAGAACAAAAGTCAATCTATATcctataaaaagagaaatttcaTTTCTACACAAGGTTCTTCAAATTTACTAACACTAACAATAAAATCAGAaaccaaaaacatatatatgTCAAGCTGAAACACTCACAGTTACTCCCTCCTTGCTCGATACCACCACAGAATGAGCCTAGATAGTATACTTCCTGTGAAAAAACATAGTATTGTAGTGTTAATATTGTTTATTATTATTgaattagaataaaaaaaattgtaagagAAAAggatatcatatatataaaggGTCAGAGGAAAAGCTCCTCCCAGATTATACAACAAGGAAACAAAATTGATCAGTACAAAACAGCAGCAAAACTACAAGGTAAGAATAAAAGTAGTAGAAGCTTAAAAGAATACAAAGTAAAATTAGAACCCCAGGAAGAGTAGACATTGCAGAAATTGCACATCTTGGTTGCAGACCAGGGGAGACAATCACGAACGGATAAGTGCTCCTTAATACAAATTCTCAAAAAGCAAGTAAAACCTCAAGACTCCTTCATTTCAATAGCAATTTCTACCCTTAAGGTTTAAATGACATTTTTTTAGGGAAGGTTTAAATGGTTGTTTTAatactattatttaatttaatgacaATAAGAACCAACAAACAAGAAATAATTCAATTATAGAGGAAGAGGTAAACACAGAATAGCCCACAAAGAACAAAAGGCAGTGAAGAAAATACCTCCACAAATCAATGACATGGAGGGAGAGGAGGAACCTTCAATTCAAACTCCATTATATGACCATACCATAGAGAGAATATCATGGTAACACTACTACTTTAGTCTACAATTATGAACTCTATGGGCCTCGCTGGAAGTCACGCAGCGGTGGTCATTTGTCCTGTGCAACACAAGTTTGACAAAGAAACAAAATTGGGTGGGACGGGGGTCAGTGGTGTGGGTCGCATGTCCGACGGAAGTTGTCGGAGGCCTGGCTGGTGGTTTCGTGGTCGTaagggaaggaggaggagaagaggagaggCCAGGTGTGGTGGCTAGGGTTTTTGTTTTGACAAAAAGGGGAAGCGTGTCTCACTCTCCCTTTTCTCatatatttgttattttttatttatttattttttttgtcaatttttttttaattcaatgtgGACTTACTCCTATTGTGTGGCtgccttctttttttttttttacggtggttgccttttttttaaaaaaatatttagccataatattaatttgtcatggtttcatattttaaaattcttaattttgtaatttttttgttcTATTTACAAAACTAAAacgtaattttaatatttacttttgttATTGATGataaatatttgaattattcttactaaaaaatatttaacaaatatttatctttttatttaatcaATGATGATTGAACTtaataatacatttttttagtaacttaaaaatacatttttacaaACTAAATAATCACACTATATTAATATGTATTAAATTCATTGTACTctaatcttttattttttttaaaaattccagGGAGCGTATCATTATTAATTACTACCTTGAGGTACAACACTCATAGTCGATTTAAAATACCTCTAGATGTTTTTGAAGATAGTACGAGCTTAATCAAGTAAAATACTCAGCTTGCTCAATTAATAATTCAAATAGATTTGATTATTTGGAATGAAACACCTATGACTAAAAGGTTGGCATTTGAATCCCTTGATAGAACACTAAAAGACATTGTTGGTTTCTTCAAGATCTTTATGTTTTCTAAAAGTATGATCGTTGACACTTCATCATCTGCTCAACTTAATTTATTGGCATCTGAATTCAACAAATGGATATTGCAAATGATAATATATATAACTGAACAAGAGTTCATGTATCCGGTGAAGTTCTTGAATTCTTTAAATTTCAATAATACCCAAACCATTGTTGCACCTTAAAGTAGGAATGTCAATTATGCTACTCAGGAACATCAATCCAACCCTAGGAATGTGCAATGGAATAAAACTAATTATTGTACATCTAGGAGAATAGAAAATAGAGTCGCAAATACTTCAGGAAGTAACACTGGTGCAAAAGTGCTTATAACACATATAGTTTTTACCACAAATAATTCTAAATGATATTTTATGCTAAGAAGAAACAATTTTCAATAAAGTTTGTTACACcatgacaattaacaaaagcCAAAATCAGTCATTGAACTATGGGAGATTATATTTGCCAAGACATATATGCTCTCATGACCAATTATATTTGCGTTGTTTAAAGTAAGATTACCAAAGGGATTGAAATACTTATTGTTGAGAAAGATGATACATATGCGTAATATACGAAAAAATTTAGTGTACAATGAAGTTTTTGATGAACTTTCATTTAATATTCTTACCTTTATACAAATTAAAATATCACAATTTAAAATTACAACTTAAAACAAATCTGTGCAGCGCATAGGTAAAAGAACCCATACTTGAATGCATTGTACCAAACATCACATtttctttgtaataaatatattacacaataaaattaacttattgcttaaattaaatatttcaaagtaaattagcaattttttatgtcattggataaataaatttttaagttgttaagattatttctatgctaataattatataatttgagtactattaattatttacacaaaaaataactctaattatatttattgaaatgtcttaattaacacaatttttttatatttataattaaaattattttaaattttatttatttaaactataataatttatatataatgttctataatattgtaagtaaacccgtgcaacgcacgggtataatatctagtaagTGTATGTAATACAGGAGTAACGAAAAAGATTCCTTTTAGGAATGGAACTGTAACAATAAGAAAGAGAAATGTAGATAGATATGATAGAAACAACAATGACCATTCTTAATTAGAACTCAAATGCCCATATAAAATATCACTAAGCAATGGTTGATAATCTAGTTGGTTTTGATCGTTGCTTCTCCTTAAATAGTATGCTAATTTATTGTGGATGTGATAAGTGTAAAATTACATAGTTTTCCATATTACTTTGAACACTTATCAATGATAAAAAGTGTGTACTTCATATTTATTTAACCCTGAACTGTGTAGTTTAGTAAATAATTAGATTTATTATAgattttatgttaaattttgagTCTAGTCCCTATTTTTGATGTAGAATGGATGCTAAAGAGAATTCATGTAGATTTcattaaagaaaagaaataagaggatgaagaaatccattttGGAGAAAAGAATTTCGCTCAAGCGAGATGAAATTTCGCTCTAGCGAGCTACGACGGTGCAGGAAACCCACATGTGAAGAAAGCTACTCGCTGGAGCGAACCTAAATCTTGCTCGAGCGAAACTAAAGCGGCATAAAGTCTATAAATAGTCTAAAACAGGGCAAAACAAGGGGAGTTCAAACTTTCCcatcttttcttcatttctcttcACTTCCAGAACTTAGAAACATGGGAGAAAGCTAAGAGCACTTGGAGAAGAGGCTTGAGTGTCGAATTCGACGACGAGATATCGCAGAGTCTTCGGTTCTTTTCCATGTTTGTAAATAACTAATCTCTCTTGTTGGGGTTAGATGTAGTTGATAAATCTCTATTTATTCTATTTGATTCAGTTTATATATTATCATGTTTCTTTGCTTATGGTTTAGTGGTTTTCTCTTGATTTTCATACTATATTTTAGATGAATCACATAAGATATTTTGCTTGATTCGACTTGTGAGCGGAAACTACAACGTTTtgagtccgaactagagttaatcacataataatcctaattgcCAGACAGAGTTAGGTTAGTTAGTCAATGAACACCTAAACTTCatgataactttctttcttaatcatgtgagacatcaatgtttaagattagagagttattgctattcactcatgcgagacatcgatggtGTAGGGTTGaactggtgtagatgaatcatatgcAGGATACAGAAAGGTTAATCAATGGAATCTAATCCCAGCAGTTTCTCATgttgttttctattttgttttgctttgtttttaatttatgtttgttACAAAAATCCCTTCAAAATATTGTGAAATCTCATTGCTTAATCTACAAAAACTATTGAACAAAATAATATTACCAATTTCCTGCAGATACGATAAAATCATATGCTATATtgcaattgaatcttgagaatTTCGAAAGTAGTATTGGTGTAGAAAAAATTTCTCAACAGCATGGTCATAAATTTTTATAGAGGATTTTACGTAACATACATTCTTGGGTAACATTTGAATGAGAGAAGTCattaaaaatttcaaataaaactgAAACACAATGAATAAATGGTTACATAATGattattgaaaaattaaaagctTGGTTGAAACATTTGTTTTAGGTAACGCAaagcttaaattttttaatgtatAAATTTATACGTGTAAAAGTTTTTCCATGGACAAGAACTTGAGATGGAAAGCACAATGAATTCGATTGTCAAAATTTCCTTATTATTAGTTTTGGTCGTAATTTCTTCAGGTTATAAGTCTTGCTTAACTCTTAATCTGTATTTCATATATTAGTTAAAGTAATGTCTCTTATATAGACATGATTCTTATTATTGCCATATATGTACTATTTGTGAGCGCAGATATGTGCAAGAAATCAGATGCACGTTTGGGTGGTGTTGTGAGTTTCCGCTGCGAAATTGACGAACATTGTAACGATGGTTGCAAGTGTTGTCGGAAGATTTGTTTTTGTCCATATAATATGCCACCTATTCACGGCCTCTGTGACGGTGATTATTCAAGGATACATTCAATGGAAAGTAACGGAAGTGAAGCACCTTATAGCAAATAATATTTGAATTAATGATTGCATCTCATTGTATGTGAAAAAGTTACCATGTCAACTAAAATTTACATTTGGCTTAATCTTTCTTGATTCATTTCTGCATTTTGTAGAATTTACAATAACCTGAATTTGATTATGTAAAGTCACGTGATTCATCATTCATGTACTACAAAACTATGATAACACCCATACACGTTGTTTTTGTGGTGAACCACTCATTTTGGTATAAATATTTATGATGTGATATAAGAAGAGAGAtaagtaagaaaaaaatgtatatGACAATTCTTAGTGCCGGAAGCGGATGAAGTATAAATAATAGGCGGACGATGAGGGACGATCACATCGTCCAATAGTTAAATGGATGGTACTTGGCTAACCCGAATCTCTTCACTCCTCATCTCACTTACCTCACTTTCTTTTTAGTTCAAAAAAATCTAATTCGAATCTCGATCTCTGGAATCGAAACCAAGACCAACGAGCCTCCATTCAATCGCTCTTTTGTCTATTAACACAATTTTACCTTCTTTCACATTTCCTTCCTTACATAAAGCATCGACCAATATATTAAAAGTATAAACATCCCGCCCCGGTCAATGTTTTTCGCTATCATTTCATCCATCAAAACAATTGCTTCTTTCAATTGACCCACGATGCAAAAACCATATATTAAAGAGTTGTAAATGATAGCATTAAGTAAAACTTTCTTGCTAACCATTTCAAAATATAAATCGTAGGCAACACTTACAAGTTTATCTTTGCACAGGATGTCCGTGATGGTGTTGTACATTACCACATTAGGCTTAACCAATTTCCCTTCAACTTGTCTCGACAACTGCAATGAAGCTCTTGTTTTCCCTATCTTACATAACCCATTGACCAACGTCTCGTAACTAACTTGATCCAACCGAAACCTCTGTGCTACGACATCATCATGAAATTGCAATGCCCTCTGAACCTTACCATTAAGACAAAGACCTTTCATCAGTGTAGTCAAGCTGATGATATCTGGTCCATAACCCCTCTTGAGAGTTTTGCCGAGTACGGAAAAAGCGGAGGCAATTGGACCTACGTGGCAAGAATTAGTCTTTTGGTTTCGGCTGTGAAGCActtgtaaattttatttttaattaactaGTAAATTGTATTATGATAACAAAAATATCATAATAGTGATAAacataaagaaatttaatttatatacagTGATAGTGTATATAATTTTACACATACATGGAACaacatctttttatttttcaaaaaaaaagaattttataCATACTCGATAAGTGAGAGACTAATTTTTCTAGGCATTGTCAGGCACAAAGTGGGGTCGCCCCATTCCACTCGAACAAACATAATCAAGCATTGAACATGGTTTGTATGTGGAATCATAATTATTGAAAAGTCAATTGGTCATTTCCAATTCTAATTGGTTACCCAACTTGTTTACGATATGTTTTATCACCGCTTTCTTTTAATTATTGTACTTATTACTTAAGTGATTTTGTTAAAGAACGACATTGTATTTGCAATTTCCTTATGGACACGATATAACCCTTATTATAATACACCGAATGTTGAGGAATTGAGAGTAGCGTAGTAAATGTTCTTTCATTAGAAACTCCATACAAGCTAGCTTTCATCAAAGAAGAAGTTTCCCCAGTAGAAATCGGTGAACCCTCATGGCTAGTTTAGCCCATATATTCCAAGCGGGCACAAATAAGCACGTCATCCGCGAAGAGCTAGACATGATCGAGGAACTAAAAGAGGCGGAAAAGATATGAGAAGCTGTTGCGAAGTAGAAGATAAAGTCTTGATACAATTCATATGTGATTGTTAGAAGCTTCTGACTCGCAGATTTGATCCTGCGAAGAGCATATAATGGCCCCAGAGGAATTGAGGAGGAAAAGTTCACCTCAAATTAGGATTGATACCGGAAAAGTAACATACATGATGAAGACTCTGTAAGGAAAAGAAGTGATGCACTACTTGAATATCGCCAACCTTAGGAGGTATTAAAGTTGACTTTACTAGCTTAAAGTCTTTCGTTATCACTTTTTATTTATAGTCAAACTTTTTGCATTCAAAATGTTTATCAATACACGAGTTTCTTGATTGCGTACTTAATTATGCTTGTACCCTACTGATGACGAGCGACTCGTCTGATGCACGCGACTCCTCTCTTCAATGAGGCCTAAGGTTGGACTCTCACCTGGTACGTACGCCAGCTTGGCTCGGACAGGACAGATCAACTTACATGATGACGAGCAAAAAACAGACCTAGATCATATTTAACCTACTAGGCCTTGGACGTAGGAGTACCACTATCAGAGGCAAGTTCTCCTAGCAGTGCGACAACCAAGACTAAGTCACAATACTAAGGACCTTCAACAAAATTTTCATAATAGAGGCAGCCCCTAATACACGCGACAACTAGGATCAAGTCACATCGCTTAGTACCTCAACAAAGTCCCCTGTCCGAGGCAACCCCTATGATAAGTGCAGCACTAGGACTACACTTACTACCTCCAACAAAGTCCTTAATCGAAAGCAACCCTCCTGCTACAATCAAGACTAAGCCACAACACTTCCCTTATTAGAGGCAACTCCTCTAATACTCTTGAAAACCAGGACTAAGCCACAAAACTTAGTACCTGCAACAATGTCCCCTATTCGAGGTAACCCCTCTGATACGCACACTAGCAGGATTAAGTCGCAATACTTAGTACCTCCATCAAATTCCCTTATCCAAGGAAACCTCTCTAATCCATGCAACGCCTAAGACTTGTTTGTTAGGGAAGAGATattgaagagaaagatagagaGGAGATGGAGAATCTCTCTTGTTTGGTGAGTTGGAGAGAGATCGAGCGGAGAAAAATTGGTGGGACCCACCATTTTTTGAGTCTCTCCAAATTGGAGTGAAATTGGTGGGtgtttggtttttatttttttagagtTTTTGTACAATTTTGAGGGTCTGAGACCGCCATAACTTGTTCTTAGACCGCCAGAAAGGTGTTAAGATctcatcttttttttcttctattttttactCGTTTTGTGGCAGTTTCCAACCGTCATAAATATATCAGAATCTGTCACGAACTTACTAAAGCTGGATAAAAGTACTTTTAAATATAAATGGTATATTTCTCTCTATTCTAtatatctctctcctctctttTTTATCATATAATACAACTTACAAATTTACTATATTTCTCACTCGTTTGTTTCTACTCAACTTCACTCtttctactctctcttctccacTTCTTTACTAAATACAGTGTAAGTCACAATACTTAGTACATTCAACAAAGTCCTTTATCCAAGGCAACCCCTTTGATACACGCAGAACTAGAGGTAAGTCACATTATTTAGGACCTCAACAAAAGTCCCCTGTCTGAGGCAACTTTACTCTTTAGATAAAATAGTCTGCATTTGGTTTTTCATTGAAGGGGTTGTATAAATGATCAATGacaaagtttgagttaaataactcatcatctaatcacattgaagataagtgagatggaaataaattaatagatataatatagaaattctaactcacttatcttcaatgtaattgaatgatgagttatttaactcaaactttatcatgggtcatttagacaacccgtaAAGAAGTTTTTTGCAAATGCAGGATATATAGAAGAGTTACACGAATCGAACTTTGCATAAATGACCAATTCTAGAAGTTTTTCTCGCGATGCAAAAATCAAGTAGACAGGTATATGATAACTATAATACAATTAGTTAAAAACACATTGATATAAGAGCATAATCTTGTGGCTTGACAGAATCTCAAAGCATTACATTTTGGAGTTAGAACGAAATACAGTAGTGTCAAAGACTTTGAGGAAAAAACGAGTTCTTGGGATTGAGAGCCAAGTCTGCAATATGGTGCCAATGGTAGCAATCAGTTTCCTCTTCACTTCTGAATTTATGCCACCCATTGAAATTACCTCAGCATACGCAGCTGGTTCTTTGTTACCCTCAAATG
This is a stretch of genomic DNA from Lotus japonicus ecotype B-129 chromosome 1, LjGifu_v1.2. It encodes these proteins:
- the LOC130727999 gene encoding uncharacterized protein LOC130727999 yields the protein MPCLYITTNLNLDGVDTDPIFSEATTAVSTIIGKPKKFVMVLLKSSVPMSFEGNKEPAAYAEVISMGGINSEVKRKLIATIGTILQTWLSIPRTRFFLKVFDTTVFRSNSKM